A portion of the Mycobacterium paraseoulense genome contains these proteins:
- the ruvB gene encoding Holliday junction branch migration DNA helicase RuvB, translated as MTRAGDDDFADRELSPALAVGEGDIDVSLRPRSLGEFIGQPRVREQLQLVIEGAKNRGGTPDHILLSGPPGLGKTSLAMIIAAELGSSLRVTSGPALERAGDLAAMLSNLVEHDVLFIDEIHRIARPAEEMLYLAMEDFRVDVVVGKGPGATSIPLEVAPFTLVGATTRSGALTGPLRDRFGFTAHMDFYEPAELELVLARSAGILGIELGAEAAEEIARRSRGTPRIANRLLRRVRDFAEVRADGVITRDVAKSALAVYDVDELGLDRLDRAVLSALTRSFGGGPVGVSTLAVAVGEEAATVEEVCEPFLVRAGMVARTPRGRVATAQAWTHLGMSPPAGFTGLGQVGLFD; from the coding sequence ATGACCCGCGCCGGCGACGACGACTTCGCCGACCGCGAGCTGTCCCCTGCCCTGGCCGTCGGGGAGGGCGACATCGACGTCAGCCTGCGGCCGCGCTCGCTGGGGGAATTCATCGGCCAGCCGCGGGTGCGCGAACAGCTCCAGCTGGTGATCGAGGGGGCCAAGAACCGCGGCGGCACACCGGATCACATCCTGCTCTCGGGTCCGCCCGGGCTGGGCAAGACGTCGCTGGCCATGATCATCGCCGCCGAGCTCGGGTCGTCGTTGCGGGTCACGTCCGGTCCGGCCCTGGAACGCGCCGGTGACCTGGCCGCCATGCTGTCCAACCTGGTCGAGCACGACGTGCTGTTCATCGACGAGATTCACCGCATCGCCCGGCCCGCGGAGGAGATGCTCTACCTGGCCATGGAGGACTTCCGGGTCGACGTGGTGGTCGGCAAGGGTCCCGGCGCGACGTCGATACCGCTGGAGGTGGCGCCCTTCACCCTGGTCGGCGCCACCACGCGGTCCGGCGCGCTGACTGGCCCGCTGCGCGACCGGTTCGGCTTCACCGCGCACATGGACTTCTACGAGCCCGCCGAGTTGGAGCTGGTGCTCGCCCGCTCCGCCGGCATTCTTGGCATCGAGCTGGGCGCGGAGGCGGCCGAAGAGATCGCCCGGCGCTCGCGCGGCACGCCGCGAATCGCCAACCGGCTGCTGCGCCGGGTCCGCGACTTCGCCGAGGTCCGCGCCGACGGGGTGATCACCCGCGACGTGGCCAAGTCGGCGCTGGCGGTCTACGACGTCGACGAACTCGGTCTGGACCGGCTGGACCGGGCGGTGTTGTCGGCGCTGACCCGCAGCTTCGGCGGCGGGCCGGTCGGGGTTTCGACGCTGGCCGTGGCCGTCGGCGAGGAGGCCGCCACCGTCGAGGAGGTGTGCGAGCCGTTCCTGGTCCGCGCCGGGATGGTCGCCCGGACGCCGCGCGGCCGGGTGGCCACCGCACAGGCGTGGACGCACTTGGGCATGAGCCCCCCGGCCGGGTTCACGGGGCTGGGGCAGGTCGGCCTGTTCGACTAG
- a CDS encoding DUF2617 family protein, with the protein MPLHQLAVAPSDVSGQNLGLALNVPAPPPLATSALTHPAGGALLLGVLGASHVVTVEHAAGRFSEEVSCTARGHGVDLPERTTAPGYSLESRVDRYDEATFRRVARDLRGRCAREKGWLGGSFPGDDAALTALAAEPDGTGWRWQTWHLYPAGNGGTVVHTASRWQP; encoded by the coding sequence GTGCCGCTTCATCAGCTCGCCGTAGCGCCCTCGGACGTCTCCGGGCAAAACCTTGGACTCGCGCTCAACGTGCCCGCACCGCCGCCGCTGGCAACATCCGCGCTGACGCACCCCGCCGGCGGCGCGCTGTTGCTCGGGGTCCTCGGCGCGTCGCACGTCGTGACGGTCGAACACGCCGCGGGCCGGTTCTCCGAGGAGGTCTCGTGCACGGCACGCGGCCACGGCGTCGACCTGCCGGAGCGCACGACCGCGCCCGGCTACTCGCTGGAATCCCGCGTCGATCGGTACGACGAGGCGACCTTCCGGCGCGTCGCGCGTGACCTTCGAGGCCGGTGCGCGCGGGAAAAGGGTTGGCTCGGCGGCTCTTTCCCCGGTGACGACGCCGCGCTGACCGCGTTGGCCGCCGAACCCGACGGCACCGGCTGGCGCTGGCAGACCTGGCACCTGTACCCGGCGGGCAACGGCGGCACGGTGGTCCACACGGCGAGCCGGTGGCAGCCGTGA
- the yajC gene encoding preprotein translocase subunit YajC: MESLILFLPFLLIMGGFMYFASRRQKRAMQATIDLHESLRAGDRVHTTSGLQATVVAITDDTVDLEIAPGVVTTWMKLAIRDRILPEDDEDLADGDDSDDLAEFDEGRLPKDS, translated from the coding sequence ATGGAGAGTTTGATTCTGTTCCTGCCCTTCCTGCTCATCATGGGCGGGTTCATGTACTTCGCGTCGCGGCGCCAGAAGCGCGCGATGCAGGCCACCATCGACCTGCACGAGTCGTTGCGGGCCGGCGACCGCGTGCACACCACCTCCGGCCTTCAGGCCACGGTCGTCGCGATCACGGACGACACCGTCGACCTCGAGATCGCGCCCGGCGTGGTGACCACCTGGATGAAGCTGGCGATCCGCGACCGGATCCTGCCCGAGGACGACGAAGACCTGGCCGACGGTGACGACTCCGACGACCTGGCGGAATTCGACGAGGGCCGGCTGCCCAAGGATTCCTGA
- the gabT gene encoding 4-aminobutyrate--2-oxoglutarate transaminase, translated as MAGLDQTRQLVTEIPGPASLELTKRRAAAVSHGVNVSLPVFVARASGGIIEDVDGNRLIDLASGIAVTTIGNSSPRVVEAVRAQVAEFTHTCFMVVPYEQYIAVAEELNRITPGTGEKRSVLFNSGAEAVENAVKVARSYTRKPAVVAFNHAYHGRTNLAMALTAKSKPYKSGFGPFAPEVYRAPVSYPYRDGLLDKELATDGEKAAARAIDVIESQVGADNLAAVIIEPIAGEGGFIVPAEGFLPALLDWCRKNDVVFIADEVQTGFARTGAMFACEHEGIEPDLICTAKGIADGLPLSAVTGRAEIMDASHVGGLGGTFGGNPVACAAALATITTIESDGLIERARQLERLITEPLLRLQAGDDRIGDVRGRGAMIAIELVKSGTAEPDAELTQKLSTAAHAAGVVVLTCGMFGNIIRLLPPLTIGDELLREGLDVLGGLLGDL; from the coding sequence GTGGCCGGCCTCGATCAGACTCGCCAACTGGTCACCGAAATCCCCGGTCCCGCTTCGCTGGAACTGACCAAACGCCGCGCCGCGGCGGTGTCGCACGGGGTGAACGTCTCCTTGCCGGTGTTCGTGGCCCGCGCCTCCGGCGGCATCATCGAGGACGTCGACGGCAACCGGCTCATCGACCTGGCGTCCGGCATCGCGGTGACCACCATCGGCAACTCCTCGCCGCGGGTGGTGGAGGCGGTGCGAGCGCAGGTCGCCGAGTTCACCCACACCTGCTTCATGGTCGTGCCGTACGAGCAGTACATCGCCGTCGCCGAGGAGCTCAACCGGATCACGCCGGGCACCGGCGAGAAGCGCTCGGTGTTGTTCAATTCCGGCGCCGAGGCGGTCGAGAACGCCGTCAAAGTCGCCCGGTCGTACACGCGCAAGCCCGCCGTCGTGGCGTTCAACCACGCCTACCACGGCCGCACCAACCTGGCGATGGCGCTGACGGCCAAGTCCAAGCCGTACAAGAGCGGCTTCGGCCCGTTCGCGCCGGAGGTCTACCGGGCCCCGGTGTCCTATCCCTACCGGGACGGCCTGCTGGACAAGGAGCTGGCCACCGATGGGGAGAAGGCCGCCGCCCGGGCGATCGACGTCATCGAGAGCCAGGTCGGCGCCGACAACCTGGCCGCCGTCATCATCGAGCCGATCGCGGGCGAAGGCGGATTCATCGTGCCGGCCGAGGGGTTCCTGCCCGCCCTGCTCGACTGGTGCCGGAAGAACGACGTGGTGTTCATCGCCGACGAGGTGCAGACCGGGTTCGCCCGCACCGGCGCGATGTTCGCCTGCGAGCACGAGGGCATCGAGCCCGACCTGATCTGCACGGCCAAGGGCATCGCCGACGGGCTGCCGCTCTCGGCGGTCACCGGCCGCGCCGAGATCATGGACGCATCGCATGTCGGCGGTTTGGGCGGCACATTCGGCGGTAACCCGGTCGCGTGTGCGGCAGCGCTGGCCACCATCACCACGATCGAAAGTGACGGGCTGATCGAGCGAGCCCGACAGCTGGAACGGCTGATCACCGAACCGCTGTTGCGCCTGCAGGCCGGCGATGACCGGATCGGCGACGTGCGGGGCCGGGGCGCCATGATCGCCATCGAGTTGGTGAAGTCGGGAACCGCCGAGCCCGACGCGGAGCTTACGCAGAAGTTGTCCACCGCGGCCCATGCCGCCGGAGTCGTCGTGCTGACCTGCGGCATGTTCGGCAACATCATCCGGCTGCTGCCCCCGCTGACCATCGGCGACGAGCTGTTGCGCGAGGGGCTGGACGTATTGGGCGGGCTGCTCGGCGACCTCTAG
- the ruvC gene encoding crossover junction endodeoxyribonuclease RuvC, producing the protein MRVMGVDPGLTRCGLSVVESGRGRNVVALDVDVVRTPSDAPLARRLLAISDAVEHWLATHQPDVVAIERVFSQLNVSTVMGTAQAGGVVALAAAKRGIDVHFHTPSEVKAAVTGNGAADKAQVTAMVTKILALQAKPTPADAADALALAICHCWRAPMMARMAAAEALAARQRQAYLAKLKAAR; encoded by the coding sequence ATGCGGGTGATGGGCGTCGACCCCGGGCTGACCCGATGCGGATTATCGGTCGTGGAAAGCGGGCGCGGGCGCAACGTGGTCGCGCTGGACGTCGACGTGGTGCGGACCCCGTCGGATGCACCGCTGGCCAGGAGGTTGCTGGCCATCAGCGACGCCGTCGAGCATTGGCTGGCCACCCATCAACCGGACGTCGTGGCGATCGAGCGGGTGTTCTCCCAGCTGAACGTGTCGACGGTGATGGGCACCGCACAGGCCGGCGGGGTGGTCGCGCTGGCAGCGGCCAAACGCGGCATCGATGTGCACTTCCACACGCCCAGCGAGGTCAAGGCCGCCGTCACCGGCAACGGCGCCGCGGACAAAGCTCAGGTTACCGCGATGGTCACGAAAATCCTTGCGCTGCAAGCCAAGCCGACGCCGGCCGACGCCGCCGACGCGCTGGCCCTGGCGATCTGTCATTGCTGGAGGGCGCCGATGATGGCCCGGATGGCGGCGGCCGAGGCGCTGGCGGCGCGGCAACGTCAGGCGTATCTGGCCAAGCTGAAGGCCGCTCGGTGA
- a CDS encoding DUF1304 domain-containing protein, whose protein sequence is MLTAGLIFAALAALLHVYIFVMESLTWTSPRTRATFGTTAEEAETTKLLAFNQGFYNLFLAVVSGVGIVTIALRHNAVGAALILAGVGSMAAAALVLLLSAPAKARAAVTQGAFPVIAIVLLLLGLQ, encoded by the coding sequence ATGCTCACAGCCGGGCTGATATTCGCCGCATTGGCGGCGTTACTGCATGTGTACATCTTCGTGATGGAATCGTTGACCTGGACCTCGCCGCGCACCCGGGCCACTTTCGGCACCACGGCGGAGGAGGCCGAGACCACCAAGCTGCTGGCGTTCAACCAAGGCTTCTACAACCTGTTCCTGGCGGTGGTCAGCGGCGTGGGAATCGTTACGATTGCCTTGCGGCACAACGCCGTTGGTGCGGCGCTGATCCTGGCCGGCGTCGGGTCCATGGCCGCGGCCGCACTGGTGCTGCTGTTGTCGGCGCCGGCGAAGGCGCGGGCCGCCGTGACGCAGGGCGCCTTTCCGGTCATTGCGATCGTGCTGCTGCTCCTCGGGCTTCAGTAG
- the ruvA gene encoding Holliday junction branch migration protein RuvA — translation MIASVRGEVLEVALDHAVIEAAGVGYRVNATPSTLATLRTGTEARLITAMVVREDSMTLYGFPDSDSRDLFLTLLTVSGVGPRLAMATLAVHDAAALRQVLHDGDVTALTRVPGIGKRGAERMVLELRDKVGAGAAGAPGGASAVNGHAVRGPVVEALVGLGFAVKQAEEATDKVLAAEPDATTSGALRAALSTLGKSR, via the coding sequence GTGATCGCCTCGGTGCGCGGCGAGGTGCTCGAGGTGGCGCTCGATCACGCGGTGATCGAGGCGGCCGGCGTCGGCTACCGGGTGAACGCGACACCGTCGACGCTGGCGACGCTGCGCACGGGGACCGAGGCCCGGCTGATCACCGCGATGGTGGTCCGCGAGGACTCGATGACGCTCTACGGGTTCCCCGACTCCGACAGCCGCGACCTGTTCCTGACGCTGCTGACGGTGTCGGGCGTCGGGCCGCGCCTGGCGATGGCGACGCTGGCCGTGCACGACGCCGCGGCGCTGCGGCAGGTGCTGCACGACGGCGATGTCACCGCGCTGACCCGGGTGCCCGGCATCGGCAAGCGCGGCGCCGAACGGATGGTGCTCGAGCTGCGCGACAAGGTCGGTGCCGGCGCGGCGGGCGCACCGGGCGGCGCGTCGGCGGTGAACGGGCATGCCGTGCGGGGGCCGGTGGTGGAGGCCCTGGTGGGCCTGGGCTTCGCGGTCAAGCAGGCCGAAGAGGCGACCGACAAGGTGCTGGCCGCCGAGCCGGACGCGACGACGTCGGGTGCCCTGCGCGCGGCCCTGTCGACGCTGGGTAAGTCCCGATGA
- a CDS encoding DUF4178 domain-containing protein — translation MGSLLVVIAIVLFIASIVVLVIALRRPKQPGPPRGRQDPLSFNAMPEFGPRQLGPGAIVSYGGVDYVVRGSVTYREGPFVWWEHLLEGGDQPIWFSVEEDDGRLELAMWVSRKDVGLQPGDSYVVDGVTFHESERGRASFTTEGTTGLPAGGEMEFVDCANADESALLSFERWAPGMPWEVSTGKPVLAGELTVYPAPPPSSSS, via the coding sequence GTGGGATCACTGCTGGTCGTTATCGCGATCGTGCTGTTCATCGCGTCCATCGTCGTCCTCGTCATCGCTTTGCGGCGCCCCAAGCAGCCGGGCCCGCCGCGCGGGCGCCAGGACCCCCTTTCGTTCAACGCGATGCCGGAGTTCGGCCCCCGCCAGCTCGGGCCCGGCGCCATCGTCAGCTACGGCGGCGTCGACTACGTGGTCCGCGGATCGGTGACGTACCGCGAGGGCCCGTTCGTGTGGTGGGAGCACCTGCTCGAGGGCGGCGACCAGCCGATCTGGTTCAGTGTCGAGGAGGACGACGGGCGCCTCGAGCTGGCGATGTGGGTCAGCCGCAAGGACGTTGGGCTGCAGCCGGGTGACTCCTACGTCGTCGACGGGGTGACGTTCCACGAGTCCGAACGCGGTCGCGCCTCGTTCACCACCGAGGGCACCACGGGCCTGCCGGCGGGCGGCGAGATGGAGTTCGTCGACTGCGCCAACGCCGACGAGTCGGCGCTGCTCTCGTTCGAGCGCTGGGCGCCGGGCATGCCGTGGGAGGTTTCGACCGGCAAGCCCGTGCTGGCCGGCGAACTGACCGTGTATCCGGCACCCCCGCCCTCGTCGTCCTCCTAG
- the car gene encoding carboxylic acid reductase, whose protein sequence is MSTIDRDERLERRIEELTANDPQFAAAHPDPAVEAAVEKPGMRLPQVIRTVLEGYADRPALAHRVVEFVEDGATGRTRLELLPRFETITYRQLGERVAALGRAWADGEVHVGDRVCVLGFNSVDYATIDMALATISAVSVPLQTSASLASLQSIVTETEPTVIAASANQLPEAVELILSGHRPAKLVAFDYHPEVDDEREALETARTRLAGAGVAVETLAELLERGRALPDTPLPDGEGSDPLALLIYTSGSTGAPKGAMYPQSNVAKIWRRGSRNWFGESAASITLNFMPMSHVMGRGILYGTLGNGGTAYFAAKSDLSTLLEDLELVRPTELNFVPRIWETLFGEFQRQVERRLTEGADRTAIEAEVLAEQRQYLLGGRFIFAMTGSAPTSPELRTWVESLLEMHLTDGYGSTEAGMVLFDGEIQRPPVIDYKLVDVPDLGYFSTDRPYPRGELLLRTENMFPGYYKRAETTANVFDEDGYYRTGDVFAEVAPDKLVYVDRRNNVLKLAQGEFVTLAKLEAEFGNSPLVRQIYVYGNSSQPYLLAVVVPTQEALARWDLDTLKGKIADSLQNVARQAGLQSYEVPRDFIIETTPFSLENGLLTGIRKLAWPKLKQHYGERLEQLYAELAQGQANELAELRRNGASAPVLQTVTRAAAAMLGTASTELTPDAHFTDLGGDSLSALTFGNLLREIFDIDVPVGVIVSPASDLQAIANYIEGERQGTKRPTFAFVHGGVHGRDATTVRAADLTLDKFLEAETLAAAPSLPRPTTEVRTVLLTGATGFLGRYLALEWLERMDMVDGKVIALVRAKSDDEARARLDKTFGVGSPQGDPKLVAHYRELAADHLEVIAGDKGEANLGLDPQTWQRLADTVDLIVDPAALVNHVLPYSELFGPNALGTAELIRIALTTRLKPYAYVSTIGVGDQIKPGEFVEDADIRQISATRAVNDSYANGYGNSKWAGEVLLREAHDLCGLPAAVFRCDMILADTSYAGQLNLPDMFTRLMLSLVATGVAPGSFYELDAEGNRQRAHYDGLPVEFVAAAISTLGTQVLDNASSGDGFQTYHVMNPYDDGIGLDEYVDWLVDEGYGIQRVADYGEWLRRFEQAMRTLPERQRQYSLLPLLHNYQEPEKPINGSMAPTDRFRAAVQDAKIGPDKDIPHVSAPIIVKYITDLQLLGLL, encoded by the coding sequence ATGTCGACCATTGATCGCGACGAGCGGCTCGAGCGCCGTATCGAGGAACTGACCGCCAACGACCCGCAGTTCGCCGCCGCCCACCCCGACCCGGCGGTCGAGGCCGCCGTCGAGAAGCCCGGGATGCGACTCCCGCAGGTCATCCGCACCGTGCTCGAGGGGTATGCCGACCGTCCCGCGCTGGCGCACCGGGTGGTCGAATTCGTCGAGGATGGGGCGACCGGGCGCACCCGGCTGGAGCTGCTCCCCCGCTTCGAGACCATCACCTATCGCCAGCTGGGCGAGCGGGTCGCCGCGCTTGGCCGCGCCTGGGCCGACGGCGAGGTGCACGTCGGTGACCGGGTCTGTGTGCTGGGCTTCAACAGCGTCGACTACGCCACCATCGACATGGCGCTGGCGACGATCAGCGCGGTGTCGGTGCCGCTGCAGACCAGCGCGTCGCTGGCCTCGCTGCAGTCGATTGTCACCGAGACCGAGCCCACCGTGATCGCGGCCAGCGCGAACCAGCTGCCCGAAGCCGTGGAGCTGATTCTGAGCGGCCACCGGCCCGCCAAGCTGGTGGCGTTCGACTACCACCCCGAGGTCGACGACGAGCGCGAGGCGCTGGAAACCGCGCGCACGCGGCTGGCGGGCGCCGGCGTCGCGGTGGAGACGCTGGCCGAGCTGCTCGAGCGCGGCAGGGCGCTGCCGGACACGCCGCTGCCGGACGGCGAGGGCTCCGACCCCCTGGCCCTGCTGATCTACACCTCGGGCAGCACCGGCGCACCCAAGGGGGCGATGTACCCCCAGAGCAACGTGGCCAAGATCTGGCGCCGGGGCAGCAGGAACTGGTTCGGGGAAAGCGCCGCGTCGATCACCCTCAACTTCATGCCGATGAGCCACGTGATGGGCCGCGGCATCCTGTACGGCACGCTGGGCAACGGCGGCACCGCCTACTTCGCCGCGAAGAGCGACCTGTCGACGCTGCTGGAAGACCTCGAGCTGGTGCGGCCCACCGAGCTGAACTTCGTGCCGCGCATCTGGGAGACCCTGTTCGGCGAATTCCAGCGCCAGGTCGAGCGGCGACTGACCGAGGGTGCCGACCGGACAGCCATCGAGGCGGAGGTGCTCGCCGAGCAGCGGCAGTACCTGCTGGGCGGGCGGTTCATCTTCGCGATGACGGGCTCGGCCCCCACCTCACCGGAGTTGCGCACCTGGGTGGAGTCCCTGCTCGAGATGCACCTGACGGACGGCTACGGCTCGACCGAGGCCGGGATGGTGCTGTTCGACGGCGAGATCCAGCGCCCGCCGGTGATCGACTACAAGCTGGTCGATGTGCCGGACCTGGGCTACTTCAGCACCGACCGGCCGTATCCGCGCGGCGAGCTGTTGCTGCGGACCGAGAACATGTTTCCCGGCTACTACAAGCGCGCCGAGACCACCGCCAACGTGTTCGACGAGGACGGCTACTACCGGACCGGCGACGTGTTCGCCGAGGTCGCACCCGACAAGCTGGTGTACGTCGACCGCCGCAACAACGTGCTGAAGTTGGCGCAGGGCGAGTTCGTGACCCTGGCCAAGCTGGAGGCCGAATTCGGCAACAGCCCGCTGGTCCGCCAGATCTACGTCTACGGCAACAGCTCGCAGCCGTACCTGCTGGCCGTCGTGGTGCCCACCCAAGAGGCCCTGGCGCGCTGGGACCTCGACACGCTCAAGGGCAAGATCGCCGACTCGCTGCAGAACGTCGCGCGTCAGGCGGGCCTGCAGTCCTACGAGGTGCCGCGCGACTTCATCATCGAGACCACACCGTTCAGCCTGGAGAACGGTCTGCTGACCGGGATCCGCAAGCTGGCGTGGCCGAAGCTGAAGCAGCACTATGGCGAGCGGCTCGAACAGCTCTACGCCGAGCTGGCCCAGGGGCAGGCCAACGAGCTGGCCGAGTTGCGCCGCAACGGCGCGAGCGCGCCCGTGCTGCAGACCGTGACCCGGGCCGCCGCGGCCATGCTGGGCACGGCGAGCACCGAGTTGACCCCCGACGCGCACTTCACCGATCTCGGCGGAGACTCGTTGTCGGCGTTGACGTTCGGCAACCTGCTGCGCGAGATCTTCGACATCGACGTCCCGGTGGGCGTGATCGTCAGCCCGGCCAGCGACCTGCAGGCCATCGCCAATTACATCGAGGGCGAGCGCCAGGGCACCAAGCGGCCGACGTTCGCCTTCGTTCATGGCGGGGTGCACGGTCGTGATGCCACCACGGTGCGCGCTGCCGACCTCACCCTGGACAAGTTCCTCGAAGCCGAGACGCTGGCCGCCGCACCCAGCCTGCCGCGGCCCACTACCGAGGTCCGGACGGTGCTGCTGACCGGCGCGACCGGCTTCCTGGGCCGCTACCTGGCGCTGGAATGGCTCGAGCGCATGGACATGGTGGACGGCAAGGTCATCGCCCTGGTGCGGGCCAAGTCCGACGACGAGGCGCGGGCCCGGCTGGACAAGACCTTCGGCGTCGGCTCTCCGCAAGGCGACCCGAAGCTGGTGGCGCACTACCGGGAACTGGCCGCCGACCACCTCGAGGTCATCGCCGGCGACAAGGGCGAGGCCAACCTCGGCCTGGACCCGCAGACCTGGCAGCGGCTGGCCGACACGGTCGACCTGATCGTCGACCCGGCCGCCCTGGTCAACCACGTGCTGCCGTACAGCGAGCTGTTCGGCCCCAACGCGCTGGGTACCGCCGAACTGATCCGGATCGCGCTGACCACCAGGCTGAAGCCGTATGCCTACGTGTCGACGATCGGCGTCGGTGACCAGATCAAGCCGGGCGAGTTCGTCGAGGACGCCGACATCCGGCAGATCAGCGCGACGCGGGCGGTCAACGACAGCTACGCGAACGGCTACGGCAACAGCAAGTGGGCCGGCGAGGTGCTGCTCCGCGAGGCGCACGACCTCTGCGGCCTGCCGGCCGCGGTGTTCCGCTGCGACATGATTTTGGCCGACACCAGCTATGCGGGTCAGCTCAACCTGCCGGACATGTTCACCCGGCTGATGCTGAGCCTGGTCGCCACCGGTGTCGCTCCCGGTTCGTTCTACGAGCTGGACGCCGAGGGCAACCGCCAGCGTGCGCACTACGACGGGCTGCCGGTCGAGTTCGTCGCCGCGGCGATCTCCACGCTGGGCACGCAGGTGCTCGACAACGCCTCCAGCGGGGATGGCTTCCAGACGTACCACGTGATGAATCCGTACGACGACGGCATCGGTCTCGACGAATACGTCGACTGGCTGGTCGACGAGGGCTACGGGATCCAGCGCGTCGCCGACTACGGCGAATGGCTGCGGCGGTTCGAACAGGCGATGCGGACCCTGCCCGAGCGGCAACGCCAGTACTCGCTGCTGCCGCTGCTGCACAACTACCAGGAGCCGGAGAAGCCGATCAACGGGTCGATGGCACCGACCGACCGCTTCCGCGCCGCCGTGCAGGACGCGAAGATCGGCCCGGACAAAGACATTCCGCATGTCTCGGCGCCGATCATCGTGAAGTACATCACCGACCTGCAGCTGCTCGGACTGCTGTAA